From Egicoccus sp. AB-alg2:
GCGACGGCTGGGCATGGCGGACCCCGTGGTGAGCGGGTGCGCTCACGTCGAGCGCACGGACGTCCGCTCCGACGCGCGACACCCGACCGGGGTTGCACCGGGTTCGCGCCGCGTTGCCGGTCCGTGTCGTGAAGTCCGTGCGGTCAGGCGCGGACGTCGCGACGCCCGGCGAAGGCCCGTCCCAGCGTGACCTCGTCGGCGTAGTCGAGGTCGCCGCCGACCGGCAGTCCGCTGGCGAGCCGGGTGATGCGGACCCCGAGCGGCTCGAAGAGTCGCGAGAGGTAGGAGGCGGTGGCCTCGCCCTCCACGTTCGGATTGGTCGCGATGATCAGCTCGTCGACGGGTTCGTCGTCCAGACGCCGGACCAGCTCACGCACGTGCAGGTCGTCGGGGCCGATGCCGTCGATCGGCGAGATGGCGCCGCCCAGCACGTGGTAGCGGCCGCGGTACTCGCGGGTGCGCTCGATCGCGATGACGTCGCGGGCCTCCTCGACGACGCACAGCACGCTGGCGTCGCGCCGCGGGTCGCGACAGATGCGGCACTCCTCGGCCTCGCTGACGTTCCAGCACCGGGCGCAGAAGCGCACCGTGTCCTTCACGCGTGTGATCGCGTCGGCCAGCCGTTTGGCGTCGACGGCGTCGGCCTGCAGCAGGTGGAACGCGATCCGTTGGGCGCTCTTCGGGCCGACCCCGGGCAGGCGCCCGAGCTCGTCGATGAGGTCCTGGACGGCACCCTCGTACATGCAGGTGTCCTCCGGGACGACGACGGCGTGCGAGTACCGCCGAGCGTATCCGTGCGGCGCCCCCGGTCCGCCCACGCACCGCGCCGGAACGGGTTCCCGTCGTATGCACGGGAAACCGTGGCCGCCAGGACCCCGCGGGCCACCGCGCCGGAACGGTTTCCGTCGTATGCGCGGGAAACCGGCGTCGCGTGCCCCCCGCCGAACACCGCGCGGGGACGGTTTCCGTCGTATCCGCGGGAAACCGGCGCCGAGGTCAGGCGGTGCCGGGGGCGGGGCGCTCCTCGAGGAGCTCGGCACCGAGCTCGCGGGCCAGCAACTCGTCGGTCTGCGCGGCCTCGACCGTGGCGGGCAGGGCCGCCTCGGCCTCGCGGACGTCCTCGACCTCGGCCGGCGTGGGGCCGTCGTCGAGCACCGGCGTGCGGGCGTCGTCGGGCGTCACCGACGGGGGCACCGGACGACGGCGGTCGTCGTCCCCCTCGACGACGACCTCGATGCGCAGGCGCAGGCCGCAGGCACGCTCGATCGCTTCCTTGAGCGTGTCGGCGAACTCCGCCTTGCTGGCGTTCTGGGCGTGGAAGGACGCGTAGCGCTGCCCGTAGCGCAGGGTGACGATGCCGCGCGAGACGGCCGTGACGGTGGCGGGCAGGAACACCGCGTGGCTGCGGCGGCTGCGGTTCTTCACCAGCTCGAGCACGCCGTCCCAGTGCCGCTGCAGCAGGTCGAGCTCGTCGACCTGCTCGGACCCGGCCGCCGGCGTGGCCGTGTCACCGTCGCGGGGCGCGGCGTCGTCGACCGGTGGCGTGGCGCTGCCGGTGTCGTCGGTCGGCGGCGTGGCCGCGGGGGCCGGCGTCGGGCGCTGCCCGGCAGAAGACGTCGAGGTGGCAGCCGCCTCGTCTGCAGCGGCGGGCGCGCCGGTGGCCTGGCTGCGGGCACGGGCACGGGCCTGCAGCGGGGTCTCGCGACCGGTCGCGCCGGGAGCCGACGCTGCGGCGGCTGGCCGCGACGCCTCCCCATCGGCTGCCTTCGGCGATTCCGGCGTGGACGCCGGTGGTGCTCCCGCGCCCGCACGCGGCGCCGCTGCCCCCCTGGACGGCGCGGCGGCCTCCGACGGTGCGACGCTCTCGGACGGCGCGGCGGAACGGGTGCCCGCCGCCCCGGCAGCCGCGCCCCCGGCAGCCGACGCCCGGGCGGGCGCCACCACGCCGCCGGACTCCAGCCGGGCCACCCGGTCGGCGAGCCCGGCCACGTCCCCGTCCGCGCCGGGGACGGCCAGCTTGGCCAGGGTCAGTTCCAGTGGCAGTCGCGGCGAGCCCTGGCGCTGCTCGACGACGGTCTGCGCCAGCAGGTCGACGGCCCGTAGCAGCGACTCGCGCGGCAGCGCGGCGGTCTGCGCCTGCAGCTGACGGCGACGCTCGTCGGTGGCGTCGACCAGGTCGGGCCGGTCGGGCGCCACCTGCAGCACCAGCACGTCGCGCAGGTGCTGGACGAGGTCGAGCGTGAAACGCCGCAGGTCGTGCCCCTCGTCGAGCAGGCCCTGCACCATCGCCAACAGGCCGGCGAGGTCCCGGCCCGCGACCAGCTCGACGGTCTCGAAGACGCGGTCGGCCGGGGTGTGACCGAGAACCTGCGCGACGGCTTCCGCGGACACCTCGGTGCCCGCGAACGCCAGCACCTGCTCCAGCACCGACTGCGTGTCGCGCAGCGAGCCGTCACCGGCGCGGACGATCGCCTCCACGGCGCCGTCGTCGATGGTGTAGCCCTCGGCCTCGCACAGCCGCCGCACGTTGCCGGCGACCTCCGGGGCCGACACGCGGCGCAGGTCCAGCCGCTGCACCCGCGAGAGGATGGTCGGCAGGACCTTCTGCGGGTCGGTGGTCGCCATCGCGAACAGCACATGGGCCGGCGGTTCCTCGATGAGCTTGAGCAGCGCGTTGAACGCCGCTGTGGAGGCCATGTGGACCTCGTCGAGGATGTAGACCTTGCGCCGCGCCCGGGCCGGGGCGTACAGGGCGCGGTCACGCAGCTCGCGGGCGTCGTCGACGCCGCCGTGCGAGGCCATGTCCAGCTCGATCACGTCGACCGAGCTGCCGTCCGCGATGGCCGTGCAGTGCTCGCAGGTGCCGCACGGGGTGGGCGTCGGGCCCTCCTCGCAGTTGATGGCCTTGGCCAGCAGCCGTGCGGTGGAGGTCTTGCCGGTCCCGCGGGGGCCGGTGAAGAGGTAGGCGTGGTGGAGCCGGTCCTCCTCGATGGCGTGCACCAGCGTCTGGATGACGTGCTGCTGGCCGACCACGTCCGCGAAGGACTGCGGGCGGTACTTGCGGTACAGCGACACGTAGGCCACGCGCATCACCCCGAGGGAGACGGACGAAGAACGAGGCGCTTCGCACCCCGGTCCCCCACCGTAGCGGCGGTCGGGGACAGACCCGGTCGGGGACGCGGA
This genomic window contains:
- the recR gene encoding recombination mediator RecR, which gives rise to MYEGAVQDLIDELGRLPGVGPKSAQRIAFHLLQADAVDAKRLADAITRVKDTVRFCARCWNVSEAEECRICRDPRRDASVLCVVEEARDVIAIERTREYRGRYHVLGGAISPIDGIGPDDLHVRELVRRLDDEPVDELIIATNPNVEGEATASYLSRLFEPLGVRITRLASGLPVGGDLDYADEVTLGRAFAGRRDVRA
- the dnaX gene encoding DNA polymerase III subunit gamma/tau → MAYVSLYRKYRPQSFADVVGQQHVIQTLVHAIEEDRLHHAYLFTGPRGTGKTSTARLLAKAINCEEGPTPTPCGTCEHCTAIADGSSVDVIELDMASHGGVDDARELRDRALYAPARARRKVYILDEVHMASTAAFNALLKLIEEPPAHVLFAMATTDPQKVLPTILSRVQRLDLRRVSAPEVAGNVRRLCEAEGYTIDDGAVEAIVRAGDGSLRDTQSVLEQVLAFAGTEVSAEAVAQVLGHTPADRVFETVELVAGRDLAGLLAMVQGLLDEGHDLRRFTLDLVQHLRDVLVLQVAPDRPDLVDATDERRRQLQAQTAALPRESLLRAVDLLAQTVVEQRQGSPRLPLELTLAKLAVPGADGDVAGLADRVARLESGGVVAPARASAAGGAAAGAAGTRSAAPSESVAPSEAAAPSRGAAAPRAGAGAPPASTPESPKAADGEASRPAAAASAPGATGRETPLQARARARSQATGAPAAADEAAATSTSSAGQRPTPAPAATPPTDDTGSATPPVDDAAPRDGDTATPAAGSEQVDELDLLQRHWDGVLELVKNRSRRSHAVFLPATVTAVSRGIVTLRYGQRYASFHAQNASKAEFADTLKEAIERACGLRLRIEVVVEGDDDRRRPVPPSVTPDDARTPVLDDGPTPAEVEDVREAEAALPATVEAAQTDELLARELGAELLEERPAPGTA